From a single Arachis hypogaea cultivar Tifrunner chromosome 3, arahy.Tifrunner.gnm2.J5K5, whole genome shotgun sequence genomic region:
- the LOC140183339 gene encoding pentatricopeptide repeat-containing protein At1g18485-like: MVSHHPLNHHVLRACGSPSESRSVFHNFSNKKDIFLYNALLSSYVLYRYIILLFVELVSVAELLPDNFMLSCVVKACIGLIEVELRESLHALALKLGLCSYSFVGNALIAMYGKCGFVESAFKVFEKRSQRNLLSWNSIMLMCSENRLFGEICGLFKELLLNGGGDEGSVSDIGTMVTMVLMVAAMGEVNLGMLLHGLALKLSFFKLGHLPKS, encoded by the coding sequence TTTCTCACCATCCGCTTAATCACCATGTACTCCGCGCATGCGGCTCACCCTCCGAATCACGCTCAGTGTTCCACAATTTTTCCAATAAGAAGGACATATTCCTCTACAATGCGCTTCTCAGCAGCTACGTGCTCTATCGCTACATCATTTTGCTCTTCGTTGAATTGGTCTCCGTGGCAGAACTTTTGCCGGACAATTTTATGCTGTCGTGTGTTGTCAAGGCCTGCATTGGGCTCATAGAGGTGGAGCTCAGGGAATCGCTTCACGCGCTTGCTTTGAAGCTGGGACTGTGCTCTTATTCTTTTGTGGGAAATGCGCTTATTGCTATGTATGGTAAGTGTGGGTTTGTGGAGAGTGCGTTCAAGGTGTTTGAGAAAAGGTCTCAAAGAAACTTGCTTTCGTGGAACTCGATTATGCTTATGTGCTCAGAGaatagactttttggtgagatTTGTGGTCTATTTAAGGAGCTTTTGTTGAATGGTGGTGGTGATGAAGGTTCGGTTTCTGATATTGGTACTATGGTCACAATGGTTCTTATGGTGGCTGCAATGGGTGAAGTGAATTTGGGGATGCTGCTTCATGGTTTGGCTTTGAAACTGAGTTTTTTTAAATTGGGACACTTACCGAAGAGTTGA
- the LOC140183340 gene encoding uncharacterized protein, with product MQIPPFKGRNDPEVYLKWEQKVKRTFTCHNCSETKKVHLAAVAFFDYGLLWWDELVKTRWRNDDHHIESWDHMKCLMKKRFVPSYYYREMYQKLHQLTQGSKSVEDYHNKMEMLMITANIEEDTKVTMARFVGGLNRAITDVVELHHYVEMKDLTKGVEPNALFGATKKKDNSNSSSATSRHRDIKCFKCHGMGHYASDSPNRRLMVIREDDIVSDSDHDDDSDHNSMPLLEDCSDGDVEYAVYGESLVVRRTLNLQTNVANALMVEKLGLTCVRHPKPYTLQWLNDNGEIKVDKQFDGRAFHDGHTNRFSFDFNGRKITLAPLSPKEVYLDQLKLQQDTKGNMGSYKSNPEEIKELQRQLEELLAKGHIRESMSPCAVPVLMVPKKDGTWRIYISWFVVSASGIEVDEKKVKAIREWPTPKNASEKKQAIAFFSEKLNLVQRKYLTYDKELYALVRTLEVWQHYLLPKKFVIHTDHESLKHLKRQGKLDKRHAKWVKFIGIFPYVIAFKQGKDNVVADALSWSLDAEGKAEKVKAMQLKAHSKTKLFQEGENDTSFVGQTENCHMPIGPITRVTIKRIKEGFANMAKSCVQEMHQELNRTMINDYQKSNMLLFTR from the exons ATGCAAATACCACCATTCAAAGGGAGAAATGATCCTGAAGTTTATTTGAAGTGGGAACAAAAGGTGAAAAGAACTTTTACTTGTCATAATTGCTCTGAGACAAAGAAGGTTCATTTGGCAGCAGTTGCATTCTTTGACTATGGCTTGCTTTGGTGGGATGAACTAGTGAAGACAAGATGGCGGAATGATGATCACCATATAGAGTCTTGGGATCATATGAAGTGCCTCATGAAAAAAAGATTTGTGCCTTCGTACTACTACAGGGAAATGTATCAGAAGTTACATCAGCTGACTCAAGGCTCCAAGTCCGTTGAAGACTACCATAATAAAATGGAGATGCTTATGATTACTGCCAACATAGAAGAGGACACTAAGGTTACTATGGCACGATTTGTGGGTGGTTTGAATAGAGCAATTACTGATGTGGTGGAGTTACATCATTATGTGGAGATGAAGGATTTG ACTAAGGGTGTTGAACCCAATGCGTTGTTTGGTGCTACGAAGAAGAAAGATAATTCTAACTCTTCTTCTGCTACTTCTAGGCATCGAGATATTAAATGCTTCAAGTGTCATGGTATGGGTCATTATGCCAGTGATTCCCCAAACAGGAGATTGATGGTTATTAGAGAAGATGATATTGTGTCTGATTCTGATCATGATGATGATTCTGATCATAATAGTATGCCACTTTTGGAGGATTGTTCTGATGGTGATGTTGAGTATGCAGTCTATGGTGAATCTCTTGTTGTTAGACGTACTTTGAATTTGCAG ACTAATGTGGCTAATGCACTTATGGTGGAGAAATTAGGTTTGACATGTGTTCGACATCCTAAACCATATACGTTGCAGTGGTTGAATGACAATGGAGAGATCAAGGTTGACAAGCAG TTCGACGGTCGAGCATTTCATGATGGTCACACGAATCGATTCTCCTTTGATTTTAATGGTCGTAAGATCACTCTTGCTCCTTTATCACCTAAGGAGGTTTACCTTGACCAATTGAAGCTTCAACAGGATACCAAGGGAAACATGGGAT CCTATAAGAGTAATCCTGAAGAGATAAAGGAGCTTCAAAGGCAATTGGAGGAGTTATTAGCCAAAGGTCACATCAGGGAGAGTATGAGTCCATGTGCTGTACCAGTTTTGATGGTTCCAAAGAAGGATGGTACTTGGCGAAT ATATATTTCTTGGTTTGTTGTGAGTGCGAGTGGAATTGAAGTTGATGAGAAAAAAGTAAAGGCTATTCGTGAATGGCCAACGCCTAAGAATGCTTCTGAG AAAAAACAAGCCATTGCCTTCTTTAGTGAAAAGTTGAATTTAGTTCAGCGTAAATATTTAACATATGACAAAGAATTATATGCTTTGGTTCGGACTTTGGAGGTTTGGCAACACTACCTCTTACCTAAGAAGTTTGTGATTCACACAGATCATGAATCTTTGAAGCACTTAAAAAGACAAGGTAAGCTTGATAAAAGGCATGCTAAATGGGTGAAATTCATTGGAATATTTCCATATGTGATTGCCTTTAAACAAGGTAAAGATAATGTCGTTGCTGATGCTTTATCTTGGAG CTTGGATGCAGAAGGTAAAGCTGAAAAAGTTAAAGCAATGCAGTTGAAAGCAC ATTCGAAGACAAAACTTTTTCAGGAGGGAGAGAATGATACGAGTTTTGTGGGACAAACTGAGAACTGTCATATGCCAATTGGTCCAATTACAAGAGTAACaattaagagaataaaagaaggtTTTGCAAACATGGCTAAATCATGTGTTCAAGAGATGCATCAAGAATTGAACAGGACAATGATTAACGATTATCAAAAGTCAAACATGTTACTATTTACAAGATGA